One genomic region from Populus nigra chromosome 8, ddPopNigr1.1, whole genome shotgun sequence encodes:
- the LOC133700559 gene encoding protein NUCLEAR FUSION DEFECTIVE 4-like, producing the protein MRPRRDSERRQFSDSLQHSTTRPSYPNRHNNRRLLSPASLLEAILLAKRVFMAGQSRKWMILVATIWIQAFTGTNFDFSAYSSDLKSVLGISQVQLNYLAVASDLGKVFGWSSGLALMYFPLWVVLFMAAFMGFFSYGLQWLVIRNVISLPYILVFLLCLLAGCSICWFNTVCFVLCIKNFSANRPLALSLTIAFNGVSAALYTLADNAIGSSSNAIYLLLNASIPLISSIAALIPILRQPSLDPLPPDGVRRDSIIFLILNFLSILTGIYLLLFGSNSSDETRARLLFGGAIFLLIFPLCIPGIVYAREWFHRTIHSSFSLHGSGFMLVDVEDLELHKELLTRESSYHENETVYGNTRQQSGGEKDGCCDTMVKKDRLEMLGEEHPAWLLVRRLDFWLYYIAYFCGGTIGLVYSNNLGQIAESVGQSSNTTTLVTLYSSFSFFGRLLSAAPDYIRAKIYFARTGWLTIALVPTPIAFFLLAASGNGLALHIGTALVGLSSGFIFAAAVSITSELFGPNSIGVNHNILITNIPLGSLVYGVLAAVVYDSHASSSLNIITDSAVCMGRQCYYLTFLWWGCLSVLGLTSSLLLFLRTRHAYDQFEVKRISTSPLY; encoded by the exons ATGAGGCCACGTAGAGATAGTGAGAGACGCCAATTCTCTGACAGCTTACAACATTCGACGACAAGGCCATCATACCCCAACCGCCACAACAACCGGAGGTTGTTATCGCCGGCGTCTTTATTAGAAGCTATATTATTAGCTAAAAGAGTGTTCATGGCAGGACAGTCAAGGAAATGGATGATATTGGTGGCAACTATATGGATCCAAGCATTTACAGGGACAAATTTTGATTTCTCTGCTTATTCATCGGATTTAAAATCCGTTCTTGGGATTTCTCAGGTGCAACTGAACTACTTGGCTGTGGCCTCTGATcttggaaaagtttttggatGGTCTTCAGGATTAGCTCTCATGTATTTTCCATTATGGGTGGTTCTTTTCATGGCTGCTTTCATGGGGTTCTTCAGTTATGGTCTTCAATGGCTTGTTATAAGGAACGTAATCTCTCTGCCTTACATCCTG gtgTTTCTTCTTTGTCTGTTGGCTGGATGCAGTATTTGTTGGTTCAACACTGTATGCTTTGTcctttgcataaaaaatttctCTGCTAACCGACCCCTAGCTTTATCCCTCACGATAGCCTTCAACGGTGTGAGTGCAGCCCTTTACACTCTCGCTGACAATGCAATAGGTTCATCATCAAATGCGATATATCTTCTTTTAAATGCTTCTATTCCCCTTATCTCTTCCATTGCAGCATTGATCCCAATTCTTCGTCAACCATCTTTAGACCCCCTTCCTCCAGATGGAGTCCGCCGTGATTCCATTATATTTCTCATATTGAATTTCTTATCCATCCTCACGGGAatttatcttcttctctttgGTTCAAATTCGTCTGATGAAACAAGAGCTCGTCTTCTCTTTGGTGGAGCAATTTTTCTACTAATTTTCCCATTATGCATCCCTGGTATTGTCTATGCTAGAGAATGGTTTCACCGGACCATCCATTCTAGTTTCAGCCTTCATGGCTCTGGCTTCATGCTTGTGGATGTTGAAGATCTTGAGCTTCACAAAGAGCTACTTACCCGTGAGTCAAGTTATCATGAAAATGAAACTGTGTATGGAAATACAAGACAGCAAAGCGGCGGTGAAAAAGATGGGTGCTGTGATACAATGGTAAAGAAAGATCGATTAGAAATGCTTGGGGAAGAGCACCCTGCGTGGTTGCTGGTACGCAGGCTGGATTTTTGGCTATATTACATTGCATATTTCTGTGGGGGAACCATTGGCCTTGTATACAGCAACAATTTAGGCCAAATAGCAGAGTCGGTCGGACAAAGTTCAAACACTACAACTCTTGTAACTCTCTATTCATCCTTCTCCTTTTTCGGCCGCTTGCTTTCGGCAGCACCAGACTACATTCGCGC GAAGATCTACTTTGCAAGGACTGGATGGCTTACCATTGCCCTTGTGCCAACCCCAATAGCCTTCTTCTTGCTTGCTGCGTCAGGCAATGGTCTGGCATTGCATATAGGCACTGCATTAGTTGGATTGAGCTCTGGATTCATCTTTGCCGCAGCAGTTTCAATAACATCTGAGCTATTTGGGCCTAATAGCATTGGCGTCAATCACAACATTCTTATCACAAATATCCCATTAGGGTCACTTGTTTATGGTGTTCTAGCAGCTGTAGTATATGATTCCCATGCAAGCTCTAGCCTAAACATCATTACTGACTCGGCAGTTTGCATGGGAAGGCAGTGCTATTACTTAACGTTTTTGTGGTGGGGATGCCTATCGGTGTTGGGCTTAACTTCTAGTTTGTTGTTATTCTTGAGGACCAGACATGCCTATGATCAGTTTGAAGTTAAACGTATTTCTACGTCACCACTGTATTAA